From Saccharothrix espanaensis DSM 44229, the proteins below share one genomic window:
- a CDS encoding serine/threonine-protein kinase, which translates to MDESFGHYVIGELLGRGGMGEVHRAHDTAHDRVVALKRLSPALDDEEYRARFRREARIVARLREPHVIPIHAYGEIDGRLYLDMRLVEGQDLGELCAAAPLSPERAVRIVAQVAGALDAAHADGVVHRDVKPSNILVTPDDFAYLVDFGIARDLLPGGADATASGVLVGTLDYMAPERFAGGVVDGRADVYALACVLYACVTGQRPFPADGVAAQIWAHLHSAPPSASRTTPAVPAAVDDVIRRGMAKDPADRHQTAGAFAAAATAALTAPRRTRPSTPTGGPSTPAGQVSGPTGTRLGPPADQPGPHRSRPAPPIHHSGPTSGPLPRQSAPQVPPPQAPHAYQPSSPSAARRTRAPLIAGAVALVLIVGLVAWSASYWSTGNQAGATTTTTPAPTTSEADATTTERQTTTDRKPTTTTPQVSADEVTLRQRLPEVYRDNASCVTDPDRGTGATAGVVCTQADSAHPLFPPPQRAVFRLFADRAAQDAFFQGIVQANGIPRDDDWGGCRPKTQPPHYALYYRDTSGPLAGEFTTCFVKDGVGQVWWVDTRTSTVGGLLSSAATGPDELDKLGYWWNSMILVAMG; encoded by the coding sequence ATGGACGAGTCGTTCGGCCACTACGTGATCGGTGAGCTGCTGGGGCGCGGCGGCATGGGCGAGGTGCACCGCGCCCACGACACCGCGCACGACCGGGTGGTGGCGCTGAAGCGGCTCTCCCCGGCGCTCGACGACGAGGAGTACCGCGCCCGGTTCCGCCGCGAGGCGCGGATCGTGGCCCGGCTGCGCGAGCCGCACGTCATCCCGATCCACGCGTACGGCGAGATCGACGGCCGGCTCTACCTGGACATGCGGCTGGTCGAGGGGCAGGACCTCGGCGAGCTGTGCGCGGCCGCGCCGCTGTCGCCCGAACGCGCGGTGCGGATCGTCGCGCAGGTGGCCGGCGCGCTCGACGCCGCGCACGCGGACGGGGTCGTGCACCGCGACGTGAAGCCGTCGAACATCCTGGTCACCCCGGACGACTTCGCCTACCTGGTGGACTTCGGCATCGCCCGCGACCTGCTGCCCGGCGGAGCCGACGCGACAGCGTCCGGCGTGCTCGTGGGCACCCTGGACTACATGGCCCCGGAGCGGTTCGCGGGCGGGGTCGTGGACGGGCGGGCGGACGTTTACGCGCTGGCGTGCGTGCTGTACGCGTGCGTCACCGGGCAACGGCCGTTCCCGGCGGACGGGGTGGCGGCGCAGATCTGGGCCCACCTGCACAGCGCACCGCCGTCCGCCTCGCGAACCACCCCCGCGGTGCCGGCGGCGGTGGACGACGTGATCCGGCGCGGCATGGCGAAGGACCCGGCGGACCGCCACCAGACGGCCGGCGCGTTCGCCGCCGCGGCCACCGCCGCCCTGACCGCGCCCCGCCGGACCCGGCCGTCCACACCCACCGGCGGACCGTCCACACCGGCCGGCCAGGTCTCCGGCCCCACCGGGACGCGCCTCGGTCCACCAGCCGACCAGCCCGGACCGCACCGAAGCAGACCGGCACCGCCCATCCACCACTCCGGACCGACGAGCGGACCGCTCCCCCGCCAGTCCGCACCGCAGGTCCCCCCACCCCAAGCTCCGCACGCGTACCAGCCCTCATCACCGAGCGCGGCACGGCGGACGCGCGCGCCGTTGATCGCGGGTGCGGTGGCGTTGGTGCTGATCGTGGGGCTGGTGGCGTGGTCCGCCTCGTACTGGTCGACGGGCAACCAGGCCGGCGCGACGACCACCACGACCCCCGCCCCGACCACCAGCGAGGCCGACGCGACGACCACCGAACGGCAGACGACGACCGACCGGAAGCCCACCACGACCACGCCGCAGGTCAGCGCGGACGAGGTGACCCTCCGGCAACGCCTGCCCGAGGTCTACCGCGACAACGCGTCGTGCGTGACCGACCCCGACCGGGGCACGGGTGCCACAGCGGGCGTCGTGTGCACTCAGGCCGACTCCGCGCACCCGCTGTTCCCGCCCCCGCAGCGCGCGGTGTTCCGGCTGTTCGCCGACCGCGCCGCGCAGGACGCGTTCTTCCAGGGGATCGTCCAGGCCAACGGCATCCCCCGCGACGACGACTGGGGCGGCTGCCGCCCCAAGACCCAGCCGCCGCACTACGCGTTGTACTACCGGGACACCAGCGGGCCGCTGGCCGGCGAGTTCACCACGTGCTTCGTGAAGGACGGCGTCGGCCAGGTGTGGTGGGTGGACACCCGCACGTCCACTGTGGGTGGTCTGCTGTCCAGCGCCGCGACCGGTCCGGACGAGCTGGACAAGCTCGGGTACTGGTGGAACAGCATGATCTTGGTCGCCATGGGCTGA
- the cobF gene encoding precorrin-6A synthase (deacetylating): MRTIHLIGIGAGDPEHITVQAVNRLNEVDVFFLLDKGDAKKDLVDARLAILERYVAQPRYRVVRAVDADRDRTPANYRETVAEWHGRRADLYEGLFRDELRDGQVGAVLCWGDPTLYDNTIAVIEDVRRRGHVEFDYTVVPGVSSVSALVAAHRISLNQIGAPVLVTTGRRLAADGFPDDVDDVVVMLDAHCAFTGLDDPDLDLYWGAYLGTPDELIAAGPLTEVAKTIPPLREQARERKGWIMDTYLLRRRKR, encoded by the coding sequence ATGCGGACCATCCACCTCATCGGCATCGGCGCGGGAGACCCCGAGCACATCACCGTCCAGGCGGTCAACCGGCTCAACGAGGTCGACGTGTTCTTCCTGCTGGACAAGGGAGACGCCAAGAAGGACCTGGTGGACGCCCGGCTGGCGATCCTGGAGCGGTACGTCGCGCAGCCCCGCTACCGGGTGGTCCGCGCGGTGGACGCGGACCGCGACCGGACGCCGGCGAACTACCGGGAGACGGTGGCCGAGTGGCACGGGCGGCGGGCAGACCTGTACGAGGGGCTGTTCCGCGACGAACTCCGCGACGGCCAGGTCGGCGCGGTCCTGTGCTGGGGCGACCCGACGCTGTACGACAACACGATCGCGGTGATCGAGGACGTGCGCCGGCGCGGGCACGTCGAGTTCGACTACACGGTCGTGCCGGGGGTCAGCAGCGTGTCGGCGCTGGTGGCGGCGCACCGGATCAGCCTGAACCAGATCGGCGCCCCGGTGCTGGTCACCACCGGTCGCAGGCTGGCCGCCGACGGGTTCCCCGACGACGTGGACGACGTCGTGGTCATGCTCGACGCGCACTGCGCGTTCACCGGGCTGGACGACCCCGACCTGGACCTCTACTGGGGCGCGTACCTCGGCACGCCCGACGAGCTCATCGCGGCCGGGCCGCTGACCGAGGTCGCCAAGACCATCCCGCCGCTGCGCGAGCAGGCCCGCGAGCGCAAGGGCTGGATCATGGACACCTACCTCCTGCGCCGCCGGAAGCGGTGA
- a CDS encoding ATP-binding protein, whose product MPEDPAGTAADLGRELKHWLRRGPRGQVKVAGLAKRLRISQSTLYAYLAGTTLPSSGALDDLLAELGVPADEHRRLATLRDALQRPRGTPVRKAVPVPAELPADPVGFVGRGGELAALDQARAAGTSIAVLAGPAGVGKTALAVHWGHRVVAGFPDGCLYADLHGYSPVQPLDPAEVLAGFLRSLGLDGPDIPADAHERAARLRSLLARKRVLVVLDNALDVNQVRPLLPGEPLCFVLVTSRTDLAGLQVRPGARRVDLRPLSADEGLDLLRAHLGGHVDGSGAALELAERCGGLPLALRIVAALAHSRSGAYSGAHLADLVDDLAVQGLDLLDVGDPDTAVRTVFSWSLRHLTDEAGRDFRLLGAHPAHDIGTAAAAALLGVDPRTAARRLDVLVRAHLIQRSATTTGTDRFDMHDLVRAYAREQPADDLDDALRRLVDHFTVTAGHAMDALHPGATASSPLSVAEARGWVDAEWQSLLALVAFTARRGWAAETSRLAEALQRHLDQGGRHTDALVVLGHVRDAARAAGDRSAEGAALYHLGVAYLRLGLHQDAMRHHRLALDVCRRAGDDLGQAGALNNLGNLYERLGRYGEALAHYREALALADGLGFAHGRAVVLTNLGVVYTRLGDLDQASTVLHEALDLFADPGGTARALGNLAELHRLGGRAHEALELFGRALELARRIGARGIEIEVLNNLGAAHLAAGEPDLARSCHVDALAAARAIGDRYEEARALEGLGCADRAVGPWREALAVYRQLGLPDGDRVDAFLSGRTGG is encoded by the coding sequence ATGCCCGAGGACCCCGCCGGCACTGCCGCCGACCTCGGCCGGGAGTTGAAGCACTGGCTGCGGCGCGGTCCGCGCGGCCAGGTGAAGGTCGCGGGCCTCGCCAAGCGGCTGCGGATCTCGCAGAGCACCCTCTACGCCTACCTGGCCGGGACCACCCTGCCCTCCAGCGGGGCGTTGGACGACCTGCTGGCCGAACTCGGGGTGCCCGCCGACGAGCACCGCCGGCTGGCCACCCTCCGCGACGCCCTCCAGCGCCCGCGCGGGACGCCCGTCCGCAAGGCCGTGCCGGTGCCCGCCGAACTGCCCGCCGACCCGGTCGGGTTCGTCGGCCGGGGCGGTGAGCTGGCCGCGCTGGACCAGGCGCGGGCGGCGGGCACGTCGATCGCGGTGCTGGCCGGGCCGGCGGGCGTCGGCAAGACCGCCCTGGCCGTGCACTGGGGGCACCGGGTGGTGGCCGGGTTCCCGGACGGCTGCCTGTACGCCGACCTGCACGGGTACTCGCCGGTGCAGCCGCTCGACCCGGCCGAGGTGCTCGCGGGCTTCCTGCGCAGCCTGGGCCTCGACGGCCCGGACATCCCGGCGGACGCCCACGAGCGGGCCGCCCGGCTGCGCAGCCTGCTGGCCCGCAAGCGGGTGCTGGTCGTGCTGGACAACGCGCTGGACGTCAACCAGGTCCGCCCGCTGCTGCCCGGCGAGCCGCTGTGCTTCGTCCTGGTCACCAGCCGCACCGACCTGGCCGGCCTGCAGGTCCGGCCCGGTGCGCGGCGGGTGGACCTGCGCCCGCTGTCCGCCGACGAGGGGCTGGACCTGCTGCGCGCGCACCTGGGCGGGCACGTCGACGGGTCCGGCGCCGCCCTCGAACTCGCCGAGCGCTGCGGCGGCCTGCCGCTGGCGCTGCGGATCGTCGCGGCCCTCGCCCACAGCCGGTCCGGTGCGTACTCGGGCGCGCACCTCGCCGACCTCGTGGACGACCTGGCGGTGCAGGGTCTCGACCTGCTCGACGTCGGGGATCCCGACACCGCCGTGCGCACGGTGTTCTCGTGGTCGCTGCGGCACCTGACCGACGAGGCCGGGCGGGACTTCCGGCTGCTGGGCGCGCACCCGGCGCACGACATCGGCACCGCCGCGGCCGCCGCCCTGCTCGGCGTGGACCCGAGGACGGCCGCCCGCCGGCTCGACGTGCTGGTCCGCGCGCACCTCATCCAGCGCTCCGCCACGACGACCGGCACCGACCGGTTCGACATGCACGACCTGGTCCGCGCCTACGCCCGGGAACAGCCCGCCGACGACCTGGACGACGCCCTGCGCCGGCTGGTCGACCACTTCACCGTGACGGCCGGGCACGCCATGGACGCCCTGCACCCCGGCGCGACGGCGTCCTCCCCGCTGTCGGTCGCCGAGGCCCGGGGGTGGGTCGACGCCGAGTGGCAGTCCCTGCTGGCGCTGGTCGCGTTCACCGCCCGGCGGGGGTGGGCGGCCGAGACGTCCCGGTTGGCCGAGGCCCTGCAACGCCACCTCGACCAGGGCGGCCGGCACACCGACGCCCTGGTGGTGCTCGGCCACGTGCGGGACGCGGCGCGGGCGGCGGGCGACCGGTCCGCGGAGGGCGCTGCGCTCTACCACCTGGGCGTGGCCTACCTGCGCCTCGGGCTGCACCAGGACGCGATGCGCCACCACCGGCTGGCCCTCGACGTGTGCCGGCGGGCGGGCGACGACCTCGGGCAGGCCGGCGCGCTGAACAACCTGGGCAACCTCTACGAGCGGCTGGGCCGGTACGGGGAGGCGCTGGCGCACTACCGCGAGGCGCTCGCGCTCGCCGACGGGCTCGGGTTCGCGCACGGACGCGCGGTCGTGCTGACCAACCTCGGCGTGGTCTACACCCGGCTGGGCGACCTCGACCAGGCGTCGACCGTGCTGCACGAGGCGCTGGACCTGTTCGCCGACCCCGGCGGCACCGCCCGCGCCCTGGGCAACCTGGCGGAGCTGCACCGGCTCGGCGGGCGGGCGCACGAGGCGCTGGAGCTGTTCGGGCGGGCGCTGGAGCTGGCCCGGCGGATCGGCGCGCGCGGCATCGAGATCGAGGTGCTCAACAACCTGGGCGCGGCGCACCTGGCCGCCGGCGAGCCGGACCTGGCCCGGTCGTGCCACGTCGACGCGCTCGCGGCGGCGCGGGCGATCGGCGACCGGTACGAGGAGGCCCGCGCGCTGGAGGGGCTGGGGTGCGCGGACCGCGCGGTCGGGCCGTGGCGCGAGGCGCTGGCGGTCTACCGGCAACTCGGCCTGCCCGACGGCGACCGGGTCGACGCGTTCCTGTCCGGCCGGACGGGGGGCTGA
- a CDS encoding alpha/beta hydrolase gives MKRSTHRRRAFTLVLALLATLLTTAVATTGTAAALPGFSSGHGIEVRNVMQTTPRTYVVNIHTNSVDTRALAWTYHDVIITLPSDYNPNVAYPVLYLYHGRAQSPGAWHREANIEEVTHGYPIITVAAEAGWAGWGTNWVNQSAGAQQWDRFHLDELIPWVDQNLNTIQAREGRAIAGFSMGGFVAIRHATHRPWLFRMAIGMSGGYNLEDQRMRTAVTAPLVQKGLPLDGPYGAPWDGSWGFNNPWHRVGGLSGVHTVLYAGTRHDDPLEQQAHRLTYEFHQHLLANGISNSWMVEYDCGHWIDCVARNGIGRELPVMMDVLWHP, from the coding sequence GTGAAACGTTCCACCCACCGTCGACGCGCGTTCACGCTGGTGCTCGCGCTCTTGGCGACCCTGCTCACCACCGCGGTCGCCACGACCGGGACCGCCGCCGCGCTGCCGGGGTTCAGCTCCGGGCACGGCATCGAGGTCCGCAACGTCATGCAGACCACACCGCGCACCTACGTGGTCAACATCCACACCAACTCGGTGGACACCCGGGCCCTGGCGTGGACCTACCACGACGTGATCATCACGCTGCCGTCGGACTACAACCCGAACGTCGCCTACCCGGTGCTCTACCTCTACCACGGGCGGGCGCAGAGCCCCGGCGCGTGGCACCGCGAGGCGAACATCGAGGAGGTCACCCACGGGTACCCGATCATCACCGTCGCCGCCGAGGCCGGCTGGGCGGGCTGGGGCACGAACTGGGTCAACCAGTCGGCGGGCGCGCAGCAGTGGGACCGGTTCCACCTCGACGAGCTGATCCCGTGGGTGGACCAGAACCTCAACACCATCCAGGCCCGCGAGGGCCGCGCGATCGCGGGCTTCTCGATGGGCGGCTTCGTCGCGATCCGGCACGCCACGCACCGCCCCTGGCTGTTCCGGATGGCGATCGGCATGTCCGGCGGCTACAACCTGGAAGACCAGCGGATGCGCACCGCCGTGACCGCTCCCCTGGTGCAGAAGGGACTCCCGCTCGACGGGCCGTACGGCGCGCCGTGGGACGGGTCGTGGGGCTTCAACAACCCGTGGCACCGGGTGGGCGGCCTGAGCGGCGTGCACACCGTGCTGTACGCGGGCACCCGGCACGACGACCCGCTGGAGCAGCAGGCGCACCGGCTGACCTACGAGTTCCACCAGCACCTGCTGGCCAACGGGATCTCCAACAGCTGGATGGTCGAGTACGACTGCGGCCACTGGATCGACTGCGTGGCGCGCAACGGCATCGGCCGTGAGCTGCCCGTGATGATGGACGTGCTCTGGCACCCGTGA
- a CDS encoding serine hydrolase domain-containing protein, with product MVSNKSRTGAAVVAGALLAGLVGTAAAGSAQAAPAREPLRQAVGELVTTGIAGVQLRVHDRRGGWTGNAGVRELGESAEPSTTGRFRAGSTTKAFTATVVLQLVGEGRVELDEPVARHLPRYGLDRRITVRMLLQHTTGLFNYTGSPRADGTIEAGIPLFGKQWAGDRFRTYRSDELVRFALTKPALFPPGEEFSYSNTNYLLAGLLIEKVTGTSYASQVERRILKPLGLRDTSLPGTRTEIPGRTAHGYHSYQDGGRLTTVDVTRQNPSWAGPAGEIISTTADLDRFLGALLGGRLLPPRLLAEMRTTRTTSGNDGYGLGLEVHEFAPGCFGVGHTGGVQGFTTYMYSTLDGAKRVAMSENHGRYDFVDPTANQKIRDAEYKVVAAALCG from the coding sequence GTGGTTTCGAACAAGAGCCGGACCGGAGCCGCCGTGGTGGCCGGAGCGCTGCTCGCCGGTCTGGTCGGCACGGCAGCGGCCGGGTCCGCGCAGGCCGCGCCCGCCCGCGAACCGCTGCGCCAGGCCGTCGGCGAGCTGGTGACGACCGGGATCGCCGGCGTCCAGTTGCGCGTGCACGACCGCCGGGGCGGGTGGACCGGCAACGCGGGCGTGCGGGAGCTGGGCGAGTCGGCCGAGCCGTCGACCACCGGCCGGTTCCGCGCGGGCAGCACCACCAAGGCGTTCACCGCCACCGTCGTGCTGCAACTGGTGGGCGAGGGCAGGGTGGAGCTGGACGAGCCGGTCGCCCGGCACCTGCCCCGCTACGGCCTGGACCGGCGGATCACCGTGCGGATGCTGTTGCAGCACACCACCGGCCTGTTCAACTACACCGGCTCGCCCCGGGCGGACGGCACGATCGAGGCCGGCATCCCCCTGTTCGGCAAGCAGTGGGCCGGCGACCGGTTCCGCACCTACCGGTCCGACGAGCTGGTCCGGTTCGCGCTGACCAAGCCCGCGCTCTTCCCGCCCGGCGAGGAGTTCTCCTACTCCAACACCAACTACCTGCTGGCCGGGCTGCTGATCGAGAAGGTGACCGGCACGTCGTACGCGAGCCAGGTCGAGCGCCGGATCCTCAAGCCGCTGGGGCTGCGCGACACCAGCCTGCCCGGCACGCGGACGGAGATCCCCGGCCGCACCGCGCACGGCTACCACAGCTACCAGGACGGCGGCCGGCTGACCACGGTCGACGTGACCCGGCAGAACCCGTCGTGGGCCGGGCCCGCCGGCGAGATCATCTCCACCACGGCGGACCTCGACCGCTTCCTGGGGGCGCTGCTGGGCGGCCGACTGCTGCCGCCGCGCCTGCTCGCCGAGATGCGCACCACCCGGACGACCTCGGGCAACGACGGCTACGGCCTCGGGCTGGAGGTGCACGAGTTCGCGCCGGGCTGCTTCGGCGTCGGGCACACCGGCGGCGTGCAGGGCTTCACCACCTACATGTACAGCACGCTGGACGGCGCGAAGCGCGTCGCGATGTCGGAGAACCACGGCCGCTACGACTTCGTCGACCCGACCGCGAACCAGAAGATCCGGGACGCCGAGTACAAGGTCGTCGCGGCTGCCCTGTGCGGTTGA
- a CDS encoding lytic polysaccharide monooxygenase — MSLKRKLAAVLAGVGIAPFIVVVSAGTANAHGYITSPPSRQANCAAGKVSNCGDIIYEPPSVEGPKGQQNCHGGDARWAPLNDDRKAWPAASVGDNVTFNWLITANHSTSTWQYWVGGSKIAEFNDHGRQPGRTVQHAVSLGGRTGRIKLLAIWNIADTAMAFYNCVDLQVGPGGPGPTTTPTTTTTTTTQPTTTTTTTPPVTGPWAAGVTYPAGSQVTYGGSSFRCIQGHTSLTGWEPPNVASLWQRL; from the coding sequence ATGAGTCTGAAACGGAAGCTCGCGGCGGTACTCGCCGGCGTGGGCATCGCCCCGTTCATCGTCGTGGTGTCTGCCGGCACGGCCAACGCGCACGGCTACATCACCTCGCCGCCCAGCCGGCAGGCCAACTGCGCCGCCGGCAAGGTCTCCAACTGCGGCGACATCATCTACGAGCCGCCGAGCGTGGAAGGCCCGAAGGGGCAGCAGAACTGCCACGGCGGCGACGCCCGGTGGGCCCCGCTCAACGACGACCGCAAGGCGTGGCCCGCCGCGTCGGTGGGCGACAACGTCACCTTCAACTGGCTGATCACGGCCAACCACTCCACCAGCACCTGGCAGTACTGGGTCGGCGGCAGCAAGATCGCCGAGTTCAACGACCACGGTCGCCAGCCGGGCCGCACGGTCCAGCACGCCGTGAGCCTGGGCGGCCGCACCGGCCGCATCAAGCTTCTGGCCATCTGGAACATCGCCGACACCGCGATGGCGTTCTACAACTGCGTCGACCTCCAGGTCGGCCCCGGTGGCCCCGGCCCGACGACCACCCCGACGACGACCACCACCACCACGACCCAGCCCACCACGACCACGACCACCACCCCGCCCGTGACGGGTCCGTGGGCGGCGGGCGTGACGTACCCGGCCGGTTCGCAGGTGACCTACGGCGGCTCGTCGTTCCGCTGCATCCAGGGCCACACCTCGCTGACCGGCTGGGAGCCGCCGAACGTGGCCTCCCTCTGGCAGCGGCTGTAG
- a CDS encoding transcriptional regulator, producing MDEQVRADRVSEQHPTTGLDDVVHQRHRLGILTIAAEAERVEFGYLRSTLDLTAGNLSRHITVLEESGLVQVDKGYDGRRPKTWVRITGVGRTALTNEMAALRALLTRHEESPAG from the coding sequence GTGGACGAGCAGGTCCGGGCGGACCGGGTGAGCGAGCAGCACCCGACCACCGGGCTGGACGACGTCGTCCACCAGCGCCACCGGCTCGGCATCCTGACCATCGCGGCCGAGGCCGAGCGGGTCGAGTTCGGCTACCTCCGGTCCACCCTGGACCTGACGGCGGGCAACCTGTCCCGGCACATCACCGTGCTGGAGGAGTCGGGCCTGGTCCAGGTGGACAAGGGCTACGACGGCCGCCGGCCCAAGACGTGGGTCCGCATCACCGGCGTGGGCCGCACCGCGCTGACCAACGAGATGGCCGCCCTGCGCGCGCTGCTCACCCGGCACGAGGAGAGCCCGGCGGGCTGA
- a CDS encoding SAM-dependent methyltransferase: protein MTSFEPRSDLDLNVPSAARAYDYFLGGAHNFAVDRAFADQVLQIAPSVPAVTLLNRAFLRRVVRYCLDQGIRQFLDLGSGIPTVGNVHEIAQQVDPAARVVYVDYEPVAYAHAKQLLSGNPFAAIIQADIREPRQILDHPETKRLIDFSEPVAVLMVGVLLFISDDDRPGDLVAAYRERLAPGSLVALSHIASELAPPELQAEVARLVQAYAAADEYVYVRTHQEILAWFDGMTLVEPGLVCLPDWSTDGRPEDEDSVARPLGYGGVGRVG from the coding sequence ATGACCTCCTTCGAGCCGCGCAGCGATCTGGACCTGAACGTGCCGTCCGCCGCCCGCGCGTACGACTACTTCCTCGGTGGCGCGCACAACTTCGCCGTCGACCGCGCCTTCGCCGACCAGGTGCTCCAGATCGCGCCCTCGGTGCCCGCGGTGACCCTGCTCAACCGGGCGTTCCTGCGCCGGGTCGTGCGGTACTGCCTCGACCAGGGCATCCGCCAGTTCCTCGACCTCGGCTCGGGCATCCCGACCGTCGGCAACGTGCATGAGATCGCCCAGCAGGTCGACCCGGCGGCGCGCGTGGTCTACGTCGACTACGAGCCGGTGGCCTACGCGCACGCCAAGCAGCTGCTCTCCGGCAACCCGTTCGCGGCGATCATCCAGGCCGACATCCGCGAGCCGCGGCAGATCCTGGACCACCCGGAGACCAAGCGGCTGATCGACTTCTCCGAGCCGGTCGCGGTGCTGATGGTCGGGGTGCTGCTGTTCATCTCCGACGACGACCGGCCCGGCGACCTGGTCGCCGCCTACCGGGAGCGGCTCGCGCCGGGCAGCCTCGTCGCGCTCTCGCACATCGCCAGCGAACTCGCCCCGCCCGAGCTCCAGGCCGAGGTGGCGCGGCTGGTGCAGGCGTACGCGGCGGCCGACGAGTACGTGTACGTGCGGACCCACCAGGAGATCCTGGCGTGGTTCGACGGCATGACCCTGGTGGAGCCGGGCCTGGTGTGCCTGCCGGACTGGAGCACCGACGGCCGGCCCGAGGACGAGGACAGCGTGGCCCGCCCGCTCGGCTACGGCGGCGTCGGCCGGGTGGGCTGA
- a CDS encoding cytochrome P450, whose product MTELPDILSPEFAADPYSAYRVLRERAPLLYHEATRSWLVSRCEDVERGLRDPVFTNENYEWQVAPVHGRTMLEMGGREHAVRRALVAPAFRGTSLEQKFRPVIERNARVLVDGFRRAGRVELISQFATRFPINVIVDVLGLDQADHDRFHRWYTSVIAFLGNLSGDPRVTEDGLRTREEFAAHLIPIVRRRRRDPGDDLLSALCQAEVEGTRMSDEDVKSFCSLLLTAGGETTDKAVGSVMRNLLHHPEQLAAVRADRSLVERAFAESLRYTPPAHMVMRQTAAEVELAGGVIPAGATVTFLLASANRDGARYARPDEFDLFRADLAVDRAFSAAARHLSFALGRHFCVGALLAKAEVEVAVGHLLDAMPDARLAPGSRAEERGIFMRGPAELQVEFTPA is encoded by the coding sequence ATGACCGAGCTGCCGGACATCCTCTCGCCGGAGTTCGCCGCCGACCCGTACTCCGCCTACCGCGTCCTGCGCGAACGCGCCCCGCTGCTCTACCACGAGGCGACGCGGAGCTGGCTCGTGTCGCGGTGCGAGGACGTCGAACGGGGCCTGCGGGACCCGGTGTTCACCAACGAGAACTACGAGTGGCAGGTCGCCCCGGTGCACGGGCGCACGATGCTGGAGATGGGCGGTCGGGAGCACGCGGTGCGCCGCGCGCTGGTCGCGCCCGCGTTCCGGGGCACGTCGCTGGAGCAGAAGTTCCGGCCGGTCATCGAGCGCAACGCGCGGGTGCTCGTCGACGGGTTCCGGCGCGCCGGCCGGGTGGAGCTGATCTCGCAGTTCGCCACCCGCTTCCCGATCAACGTCATCGTGGACGTGCTCGGCCTCGACCAGGCTGACCACGACCGGTTCCACCGCTGGTACACGTCGGTGATCGCGTTCCTGGGCAACCTGTCCGGCGATCCCCGGGTGACCGAGGACGGACTGCGCACCCGCGAGGAGTTCGCCGCCCACCTGATCCCGATCGTCCGGCGACGGCGGCGCGACCCGGGCGACGACCTGCTGTCCGCGTTGTGCCAGGCGGAGGTCGAGGGCACCCGGATGTCGGATGAGGACGTCAAGTCGTTCTGCTCGCTGCTGCTCACCGCCGGCGGCGAGACGACGGACAAGGCCGTCGGGTCGGTGATGCGCAACCTCCTGCACCACCCGGAGCAGCTGGCGGCGGTGCGCGCGGACCGCTCGCTGGTGGAGCGGGCGTTCGCCGAGTCGCTGCGGTACACGCCGCCGGCGCACATGGTCATGCGGCAGACCGCCGCCGAGGTGGAACTGGCCGGCGGCGTGATCCCGGCGGGCGCGACGGTGACGTTCCTGCTCGCCTCGGCCAACCGGGACGGCGCGCGCTACGCCCGCCCCGACGAGTTCGACCTGTTCCGCGCCGACCTCGCCGTCGACCGCGCGTTCTCCGCCGCCGCCCGCCACCTGTCCTTCGCGCTGGGGCGGCACTTCTGCGTCGGCGCGCTGCTGGCGAAGGCGGAGGTCGAGGTGGCGGTGGGCCACCTGCTCGACGCGATGCCCGACGCCCGCTTGGCGCCGGGTTCCCGGGCGGAGGAACGCGGGATCTTCATGCGCGGCCCGGCCGAGCTCCAGGTCGAGTTCACCCCGGCCTGA